A DNA window from Solanum lycopersicum chromosome 3, SLM_r2.1 contains the following coding sequences:
- the LOC138347385 gene encoding uncharacterized protein gives MAAPLNLEEGQSSHRPPRFNGHSYSWWKVRMHDYLMAEDIELWDIILDGPFVPMMEEKDGEKTITVPKPRVSPCESAKEIWDCLLIAHEGTEQVKESKIDMLTSRYENFKMKEGETIHDMFTKLSSITNEVWVNL, from the exons ATGGCAGCTCCACTTAACCTCGAAGAAGGTCAGTCATCACACAGacctcctcgtttcaatggacattcctacagttggtggaaagttagaatgcacGATTACCTCATGGCTGAAGATATCGAGTTATGGGATATTATACTAGATGGACCCTTTGTTCCAATGATGGAAGAAAAGGATGGAGAAAAGACCATTACTGTTCCAAAGCCCAG AGTGTCACCCTGTGAGTCTGCTAAAGAAATTTGGGATTGCTTGTTGATTGCacatgaaggaactgaacaagtcaaagaatctAAGATTGACATGCTCACATCACGATAtgagaacttcaaaatgaaggaaggagaaacaatacatgacatgttcaccaagttgtcttccattacaaatgaagtctgggtgaacctataa